A DNA window from Ipomoea triloba cultivar NCNSP0323 chromosome 10, ASM357664v1 contains the following coding sequences:
- the LOC116032317 gene encoding calreticulin-3-like has translation MQAHQVFRLLLLLFTLHSAVSEIFFEERFEDGWRDRWVISDWKRSEGKAGSFKHSAGKWHGDPDDRGIQTYPDAKHYAISAKIPELNNKNRTLVIQYSIRFEQEIECGGGYIKLLSGYVNQKKFGGDTPYSLMFGPDICGTQTKKLHAIVSYQGQNYPIKKELECETDKLTHFYTFIIRPDATYSILIDNRERESGSLYSDWDILPPRKIKAVNAKRPADWDDREYIEDPNDVKPEGYDKIPAEIPDPKAKKPADWDDEEDGIWKPAKVPNPAFKGPWKRKKIKNPNYKGKWKIPWIDNPEFEDDPDIYVLKPIKYVGIEVWQVKAGSVFDNILICDDPQYAKQVVDEIWAHREAEKEAFEEAEKVRRAQEEEEARRAREEGEKRRKDRDHRYRRRRRYDRHDYDDHDEL, from the exons ATGCAAGCCCATCAGGTCTTCAGGCTTCTTTTACTTCTCTTTACTCTCCACTCTGCTGTTTCTGAAATCTTCTTTGAAGAACGCTTCGAAG ATGGGTGGAGAGACAGATGGGTGATATCGGATTGGAAGAGGAGCGAAGGCAAAGCTGGGAGTTTTAAGCACTCTGCAGGCAAGTGGCATGGTGATCCTGATGACAGAg GTATCCAAACATACCCTGATGCCAAGCACTATGCCATATCTGCAAAGATACCGGAGTTAAACAACAAGAATAGGACTCTTGTGATTCAGTACTCTATCCGATTTGAGCAAGAGATTGAATGTGGTGGTGGATATATTAAGCTTCTCTCTGGTTATGTCAACCAGAAGAAATTTGGAGGTGACACACCATACAG TCTTATGTTTGGACCAGACATCTGTGGCACACAGACAAAGAAGCTCCATGCTATAGTTTCCTATCAGGGACAAAATTATCCCATAAAAAAGGAGTTAGAGTGTGAAACAGACAAGTTAACTCATTTCTACACATTCATTATAAGGCCGGATGCAACATATAGTATCCTTATTGATAACCGTGAGAGAGAGTCCGGAAGCCTTTACAGTGACTGGGATATCCTTCCTCCTCGTAAGATCAAAGCCGTTAATGCTAAAAGG CCTGCAGATTGGGACGATAGAGAGTATATTGAAGACCCTAATGATGTAAAACCAGAG GGATATGACAAAATTCCAGCTGAGATTCCTGATCCAAAGGCTAAAAAG CCTGCCGATTGGGATGATGAAGAGGATGGAATATGGAAACCAGCAAAGGTACCAAATCCAGCATTTAAAGGACCATGGAAACGCAAG AAAATCAAGAACCCAAACTACAAGGGGAAATGGAAAATTCCATGGATTGATAACCCAG AGTTTGAAGATGACCCTGACATCTATGTGTTGAAGCCAATTAAATATGTTGGCATTGAAGTTTGGCAG GTAAAAGCTGGCTCAGTGTTTGACAACATTTTGATTTGTGATGACCCGCAATATGCAAAACAAGTTGTGGATGAGATATGGGCACATAGGGAG GCTGAAAAGGAGGCATTTGAAGAGGCAGAGAAAGTGAGAAGAGCTCAGGAAGAGGAG GAAGCTAGACGAGCAAGAGAGGAAGGTGAGAAGAGGAGAAAAGACCGGGATCACCGTTACAGGCGCCGACGAAGG TATGATCGACATGATTACGACGACCAT GATGAGCTTTGA